In Carassius gibelio isolate Cgi1373 ecotype wild population from Czech Republic chromosome B2, carGib1.2-hapl.c, whole genome shotgun sequence, a single genomic region encodes these proteins:
- the LOC127950463 gene encoding gastrula zinc finger protein XlCGF67.1-like has protein sequence MESVEQEREDPDPETRAHTDEESGEQKDLMEEESEEELNKNSSRKKVSQKRESCSCGQCGKSFTCKRSLMEHMRIHTGETPFSCSHCGKLFKYKGSLTDHVRIHTGEKPYTCPHCGRRFTHRTSLSGHIKLHTGEKPFTCQQCGKGFLKKTLYNYHLQTHSDVKPHICPKCGKGFNLATHLKSHEMVHVEVKPYYCPPCGRSYNTMTELRRHQKSFIHNRFLPLERLMRQSGSCPPRPEPINACLVL, from the exons ATGGAGTCTGTAGAACAGGAGCGAGAAGACCCGGATCCAgaaacacgcgcacacacagacGAAGAGAGCGGCGAACAGAAAG acCTGATGGAAGAGGAAAGTGAAGAAGAACTGAATAAAAACTCTTCTAGAAAGAAAGTGTCACAGAAAAGAGAGTCGTGCAGCTGcggtcagtgtggaaagagtttcacgtGTAAGAGAAGCCTGATGGAGCACATGAGAATCCACACCGGAGAGACGCCTTTCTCCTGCTCTCACTGCGGAAAACTGTTTAAATACAAAGGAAGCCTCACGGATCACGTCCgaatccacaccggagagaagccgtaCACGTGCCCTCACTGTGGAAGGAGATTCACTCACAGAACAAGTCTGTCAGGACACATTAAgctccacaccggagagaaacctttcacGTGCCAGCAGTGTGGGAAGGGGTttctaaaaaaaacactgtacaaTTATCACCTCCAAACCCACTCTGATGTGAAGCCCCACATCTGTCCTAAGTGTGGGAAGGGTTTTAATCTGGCAACACACCTGAAATCACACGAGATGGTTCATGTGGAAGTGAAGCCGTATTACTGCCCTCCATGCGGGAGGAGTTACAATACAATGACCGAACTTAGAAGACATCAAAAGTCCTTCATACATAATAGATTCCTGCCCCTAGAGAGACTGATGCGCCAGAGCGGCTCCTGCCCCCCTAGACCAGAGCCAATTAATGCCTGTCTTgtgctttga